Proteins encoded in a region of the Actinomycetota bacterium genome:
- a CDS encoding response regulator transcription factor — MESMTAEGNPARQGNHVPESVEGKTGPRSKAITVLIVDDERTFGEALELALAREKDFRIVHVATDATQAIRAASEHQPDVVLMDVAMPGMNGIEATRRIKEADPNAAVLILSGHEDEHLLARAVAAGAVGMLQKTEAIVNVATSVRRAHRGEPLHDETEVEGAMRRLRRRRQTDDDAARRLDRLTPRETEILSLMAEGKSQDEISTLLRVTPNTLRTHVQNVLTKLAVHSKVEALALAIRYGKVDTVNVTDPPEPAERTS; from the coding sequence ATGGAATCCATGACCGCTGAAGGCAATCCCGCCCGGCAGGGAAATCACGTGCCGGAGAGTGTGGAGGGCAAGACGGGTCCGCGCTCGAAGGCGATCACGGTCCTCATCGTCGACGACGAGCGGACGTTCGGCGAGGCGCTCGAGCTCGCGCTCGCGCGCGAGAAGGACTTCCGCATCGTCCACGTCGCCACCGATGCCACCCAGGCGATCCGCGCCGCGTCCGAGCACCAGCCCGACGTGGTGCTGATGGACGTGGCGATGCCGGGCATGAACGGCATAGAGGCGACGCGCCGTATCAAGGAGGCCGACCCGAACGCCGCCGTGTTGATCCTGTCCGGCCACGAGGACGAGCACCTGCTCGCACGCGCCGTCGCGGCCGGTGCCGTCGGCATGCTGCAGAAGACAGAGGCGATCGTGAACGTCGCCACATCGGTTCGGCGAGCCCACCGAGGGGAGCCGCTGCACGACGAGACCGAGGTCGAGGGGGCGATGCGTCGCCTCCGCCGTCGTCGACAGACCGATGACGACGCGGCTCGACGACTGGACCGACTCACGCCGCGCGAGACGGAGATCCTCTCGCTCATGGCCGAGGGCAAGTCGCAAGACGAGATCTCGACGCTGCTCCGCGTCACGCCGAACACGTTGCGGACGCACGTGCAAAACGTGCTGACGAAGCTCGCCGTGCACTCGAAGGTTGAAGCGCTCGCGCTCGCGATTCGCTACGGCAAGGTCGACACCGTCAACGTGACCGATCCGCCCGAACCCGCCGAGCGAACGAGCTGA
- a CDS encoding MaoC family dehydratase N-terminal domain-containing protein, with amino-acid sequence MALNAQLVGKTYPPIAFPLEAERVAQFAAVIGHEGDDVPPTFATAPELAAGLRNVLADDELGLDLSRVLHAEQEYEWRRPLTIGETLTAQTTIADIRTKGAMSFVTLHTDLRDEARRTVVVATSTLLVRGDG; translated from the coding sequence GTGGCACTGAACGCCCAGCTCGTCGGCAAGACCTATCCACCAATCGCGTTCCCGCTCGAAGCGGAGCGTGTGGCGCAGTTCGCCGCGGTCATCGGGCACGAAGGCGACGACGTGCCGCCGACGTTCGCCACGGCGCCCGAGCTCGCCGCGGGACTCCGGAACGTGCTCGCGGACGACGAGCTCGGACTCGATCTATCCCGTGTGCTGCACGCTGAACAGGAGTACGAGTGGAGACGTCCGCTCACCATCGGCGAGACGCTCACCGCACAGACGACGATCGCCGACATCCGGACGAAAGGCGCCATGAGCTTCGTCACGCTGCACACCGACCTGCGCGACGAGGCGCGCCGAACGGTCGTCGTCGCAACGAGCACGCTGCTCGTTCGGGGCGACGGGTGA